A region of Burkholderiales bacterium JOSHI_001 DNA encodes the following proteins:
- a CDS encoding orotidine 5'-phosphate decarboxylase, subfamily 2 (PFAM: Orotidine 5'-phosphate decarboxylase / HUMPS family~TIGRFAM: orotidine 5'-phosphate decarboxylase, subfamily 2), with product MTFTNQLLAAQRHAQSLLCVGLDPEPQRLPEPWRGDASRLFDFCAAIVDATKDLVCAFKPQIAYFAAQRAEDQLERLMAHIRRVAPDVPVILDAKRGDIGSTAEQYAREAFQRYQADAVTLSPYMGFDSIEPWLRWDGKGLFLLCRTSNPGGSDLQAQVLQGGEKLYERVARLAAGEWNKNGQLGLVVGATFPDELARVRELAPTLPLLVPGVGAQGGDAAATVRAGWRGSALATSGSIVVNSSRAVLYASDGADFASAARAAAQATQRALAAAM from the coding sequence ATGACCTTCACCAACCAGCTGCTGGCGGCCCAGCGGCACGCTCAGTCCCTGTTGTGCGTGGGGCTGGACCCCGAACCGCAGCGCCTGCCCGAACCCTGGCGCGGCGATGCCAGCCGGCTGTTCGACTTCTGCGCTGCCATCGTGGACGCCACCAAGGACCTGGTGTGCGCCTTCAAGCCGCAGATCGCCTACTTCGCGGCCCAGCGCGCCGAAGACCAGCTGGAGCGTCTGATGGCCCACATCCGCCGCGTGGCACCCGACGTGCCCGTCATCCTGGACGCCAAGCGCGGCGACATCGGCAGCACGGCCGAGCAGTACGCCCGCGAAGCCTTCCAGCGCTACCAGGCCGATGCCGTGACGCTGTCGCCCTACATGGGCTTCGACTCCATCGAGCCCTGGCTGCGCTGGGACGGCAAGGGCCTGTTCCTGCTGTGCCGCACCTCCAACCCCGGTGGCAGCGACCTGCAGGCGCAAGTGCTGCAGGGCGGCGAAAAGCTCTACGAACGGGTGGCCCGCCTGGCCGCTGGCGAGTGGAACAAGAACGGCCAGTTGGGCCTGGTGGTGGGCGCCACCTTCCCGGACGAACTGGCGCGCGTGCGCGAACTGGCCCCCACGCTGCCGCTGCTGGTGCCCGGGGTGGGCGCGCAGGGCGGCGACGCCGCGGCCACGGTGCGCGCCGGCTGGCGCGGCAGCGCGCTGGCCACCAGCGGCAGCATCGTCGTGAACTCGTCGCGCGCGGTGCTGTACGCGTCGGACGGGGCCGATTTCGCCAGCGCCGCCCGCGCGGCGGCCCAAGCCACCCAACGCGCCCTCGCGGCGGCCATGTAA
- a CDS encoding Zn-dependent hydrolase, glyoxylase (PFAM: Metallo-beta-lactamase superfamily) has product MAAARTDITPDDKPGPDGRPDSAPGLDYPCGTPPDDGQAREIAPGVLWLRMPLPWTLAHINLYAIADADDKGPGWAVVDTGAQTPQALAAWRALLGEGGALAGARITRVLATHMHPDHMGMAGWLTRRFDCPLWISRLEYLTCRALMADTGREAPPDAIRFYEQAGWNDEALQTYRARFGGFGKYVHALPDSFRRLVQGERFAIGANEWQVVVGHGHSPEHACLLCPALKLLVSGDQVLPRISSNVSVFPTEPDANPLADWLESIDQLRASLPDDLLVLPSHGEPFRGLHARLERLKGGHGRSLDRLKRALTQPQRVVDVFPSLFARQIDASSDVLHLATGESLAHLNYLIARGEVRRDLHSDGVNRYQLV; this is encoded by the coding sequence ATGGCCGCTGCCCGCACCGACATCACCCCCGACGACAAACCTGGCCCCGACGGCCGGCCCGACAGCGCGCCGGGACTGGACTACCCCTGCGGGACGCCCCCCGACGACGGCCAGGCGCGCGAAATCGCTCCCGGTGTGCTGTGGCTGCGCATGCCGCTGCCCTGGACGCTGGCGCACATCAACCTGTACGCCATCGCCGACGCCGACGACAAAGGTCCCGGCTGGGCCGTGGTGGACACCGGCGCGCAGACCCCGCAGGCCCTGGCCGCCTGGCGCGCCCTGCTGGGCGAGGGCGGCGCGCTGGCCGGGGCGCGCATCACCCGGGTGCTGGCCACCCACATGCACCCCGACCACATGGGCATGGCCGGCTGGCTGACGCGGCGCTTCGACTGCCCGCTGTGGATCAGCCGCCTGGAATACCTGACCTGCCGGGCCCTGATGGCCGACACCGGCCGCGAGGCGCCGCCGGACGCCATCCGCTTCTACGAGCAGGCCGGCTGGAACGACGAGGCCTTGCAGACCTACAGGGCGCGCTTCGGCGGCTTTGGCAAGTATGTGCACGCGCTGCCGGACAGTTTTCGCCGCCTGGTGCAGGGGGAGCGCTTCGCCATCGGCGCCAACGAATGGCAGGTGGTGGTAGGCCACGGCCATTCGCCCGAACACGCCTGCCTGCTGTGCCCCGCGCTGAAGCTGCTGGTGTCGGGCGACCAGGTGCTGCCGCGCATTTCGTCCAATGTGTCGGTCTTCCCGACCGAGCCCGATGCCAACCCGCTGGCGGACTGGCTGGAGTCCATCGACCAGCTGCGCGCCAGCCTGCCGGACGACCTGCTGGTGCTGCCGTCCCATGGCGAGCCCTTCCGCGGCCTGCACGCCCGGCTGGAACGCCTGAAGGGCGGCCACGGCCGCAGCCTGGACCGACTGAAGCGTGCGCTCACACAGCCGCAGCGTGTGGTGGATGTGTTCCCCAGCCTGTTTGCGCGCCAGATCGACGCCAGCAGCGATGTCCTGCACCTGGCCACCGGCGAAAGCCTGGCGCACCTGAACTACCTGATCGCCCGCGGCGAGGTGCGGCGCGACCTGCACAGCGACGGCGTGAACCGCTACCAGCTGGTCTGA
- a CDS encoding signal transduction histidine kinase (PFAM: Response regulator receiver domain; Histidine kinase-, DNA gyrase B-, and HSP90-like ATPase; His Kinase A (phosphoacceptor) domain; PAS fold~TIGRFAM: PAS domain S-box), giving the protein MPMAETAPPTQQPLPFDRQAQRGVRERILRYFFGSAAAISALAALLFWLLATYIPPLPRLAVGAWFGGISVASLAALRLRPALLQRSMLGVALAAVAGIGLATAAAGTGIDSPSISFLGLITCMVCASSTRRIGTVVALACGALLCGLALGEWRGALAGGGGQVVPLSMRLAMEVLAVVAGLVGGVLMERITLSHVGAAVEREQRFRSLLAIAADAYWETDEQLELRHAWRRSRSAGQFVPLELPDGHLAWALPTLQMESNALKQVREQMQARRAFREVPAQRQLPGGRLVHLLTSGEPRFAADGQFIGYWGLVRDVTQEVLAREALAETETRYRELFDQVPIALLVHREGRVQAANPAAARLLGFANPSAMVGADLLASFATDGNRDSALARLQARPDLLLPGMDPGDPQAAFTLQARTLGGRALLLNATGVPVDTPQGLATLSMLLDQTEQHIAEAATRRWQTLLERLVLASPDAITLTDLETGRYEMVNAAFLRLTGWDSTQQVVGHTSFELNIWQNADERQQLLGGLAKSEVVQDLRISFRSRHGDAVPVRLSATRFLMDGREYLVTNSREIDSSERARLEREAILDNASIGIALTRRQRFMLANRRFEQMLGWPPGALVGQHGRVAWPSDDEYAEVGRTVGPMLARGEQVEVERRLQRQDGSHFLARILAKAIDPTRPADSGTIWTMEDVTERRATEAALARARDQAEAANRAKSAFLANTSHEIRTPLNGLVGLAKLARAPELDETRRRQYLDQISESAQALSAIISDILDLSKIEAGKLELETVPFDLHELLQGLHRAYSALADARGLHCTLQTELGLPEHVRGDPLRVRQILSNFLSNALKFTPAGGIRIVAQAPDDQGFVRFEVHDSGPGIDPGVQARLFQPFSQADDSTTRRYGGTGLGLSICRELAQMMGGEVGADSLPGEGSCFWVRLPLPEADMQGADSGFAGLDANPLQGARVLMVEDNAVNMMIGVAMLEQWGAQVRQASDGGQAVEEVLRAARGERPFDIVLMDLQMPGMGGHEATRMLRRYFDRRALPIVALTAAALVSEREASMQAGMDGFVTKPIDEKRLHDTLVRVLAQRKLAELDPPT; this is encoded by the coding sequence ATGCCCATGGCCGAAACCGCCCCCCCCACCCAACAGCCGCTGCCCTTCGACCGCCAGGCGCAGCGCGGGGTGCGCGAGCGCATCCTGCGCTACTTCTTCGGCAGCGCGGCGGCCATCTCGGCGCTGGCCGCGCTGCTGTTCTGGTTGCTGGCCACCTACATCCCGCCGCTGCCGCGCCTGGCGGTGGGGGCCTGGTTCGGCGGCATCAGCGTGGCCTCGCTGGCGGCGCTGCGGCTGCGCCCGGCCCTGCTGCAGCGCTCCATGCTGGGCGTGGCGCTGGCGGCGGTGGCCGGCATCGGGCTGGCCACGGCGGCAGCCGGCACCGGCATCGACTCGCCGTCCATCAGCTTTCTGGGGCTGATCACCTGCATGGTCTGCGCCTCGTCCACCCGGCGCATCGGCACGGTGGTGGCGCTGGCCTGCGGGGCCTTGCTCTGCGGCCTGGCGCTGGGTGAGTGGCGGGGCGCGCTGGCGGGCGGCGGCGGGCAGGTCGTGCCACTGAGCATGCGCCTGGCGATGGAGGTGCTGGCGGTGGTGGCCGGCCTGGTGGGCGGCGTGCTGATGGAGCGCATCACCCTCAGCCACGTCGGCGCGGCGGTGGAACGAGAACAGCGCTTCCGCAGCCTGCTGGCCATTGCCGCCGACGCCTACTGGGAAACCGACGAGCAGCTGGAATTGCGCCACGCCTGGCGCCGCAGCCGCAGCGCCGGGCAGTTCGTGCCCTTGGAACTGCCCGACGGCCACCTGGCCTGGGCCCTGCCCACGCTGCAGATGGAGTCCAACGCCCTGAAACAGGTGCGCGAGCAGATGCAGGCGCGCCGCGCCTTCCGCGAGGTGCCGGCACAGCGCCAGCTGCCCGGTGGCCGCCTGGTGCACCTGCTGACCAGCGGCGAGCCTCGCTTCGCAGCCGACGGCCAGTTCATCGGCTACTGGGGCCTGGTGCGCGACGTCACCCAGGAGGTGCTGGCACGCGAAGCCCTGGCCGAAACCGAAACCCGCTACCGCGAGCTGTTCGACCAGGTGCCCATAGCGCTGCTGGTGCACCGCGAGGGTCGCGTGCAGGCCGCCAACCCGGCGGCGGCGCGGCTGCTGGGCTTTGCCAACCCGTCCGCCATGGTGGGCGCCGACCTGCTGGCCAGCTTTGCCACCGACGGCAACCGCGACAGCGCACTGGCCCGGCTGCAGGCGCGCCCGGACCTGCTGCTGCCGGGCATGGACCCGGGCGACCCGCAGGCTGCCTTCACCCTGCAGGCGCGCACCCTGGGCGGGCGGGCACTGCTGCTGAACGCCACCGGTGTGCCGGTGGACACGCCGCAGGGCCTGGCCACGCTGTCCATGCTGCTGGACCAGACCGAGCAGCACATCGCCGAAGCCGCCACGCGGCGCTGGCAGACCCTGCTGGAACGCCTGGTGCTGGCCAGCCCCGACGCCATCACGCTGACCGACCTGGAAACCGGGCGCTACGAGATGGTGAACGCCGCCTTCCTGCGCCTGACCGGCTGGGACAGCACCCAGCAGGTGGTGGGCCACACGTCCTTTGAACTGAACATCTGGCAAAACGCCGACGAACGCCAGCAACTGCTGGGCGGCCTGGCCAAGAGCGAGGTGGTGCAGGACCTGCGCATCAGCTTCCGCAGCCGCCACGGCGACGCAGTGCCGGTGCGTCTGTCGGCCACCCGCTTCCTGATGGACGGGCGCGAGTACCTGGTGACCAACTCGCGCGAAATCGACTCCAGCGAGCGCGCGCGCCTGGAACGCGAGGCCATCCTGGACAACGCGTCCATCGGCATCGCGCTCACCCGGCGCCAGCGCTTCATGCTGGCCAACCGCCGCTTCGAGCAGATGCTGGGCTGGCCGCCGGGCGCGCTGGTGGGCCAGCATGGCCGGGTGGCCTGGCCCAGCGACGACGAATACGCCGAGGTGGGCCGCACCGTCGGCCCCATGCTGGCGCGCGGCGAACAGGTGGAAGTGGAACGCCGCCTGCAGCGCCAGGACGGCAGCCACTTCCTGGCGCGCATCCTGGCCAAGGCCATCGACCCCACCCGCCCGGCCGACAGCGGCACCATCTGGACCATGGAGGACGTGACCGAGCGGCGCGCCACCGAGGCCGCGCTGGCCCGTGCGCGCGACCAGGCCGAAGCGGCCAACCGCGCCAAGAGCGCCTTCCTGGCCAACACCAGCCACGAGATCCGCACCCCGCTGAACGGCCTGGTGGGCCTGGCCAAGCTGGCGCGCGCGCCTGAACTGGACGAAACGCGGCGGCGCCAGTACCTGGACCAGATCAGCGAAAGCGCGCAGGCGCTGTCGGCCATCATTTCCGACATCCTGGACCTGTCCAAGATCGAAGCCGGCAAGCTGGAGCTGGAGACCGTGCCATTCGACCTGCACGAGTTGCTGCAGGGCCTGCACCGCGCCTACAGCGCCCTGGCCGATGCGCGCGGCCTGCACTGCACGCTGCAGACCGAGCTGGGCCTGCCCGAACACGTGCGCGGCGACCCGCTGCGGGTGCGGCAGATCCTGTCGAACTTCCTGTCCAACGCGCTGAAGTTCACCCCCGCGGGCGGCATCCGCATCGTGGCCCAGGCCCCCGACGACCAGGGCTTCGTGCGCTTCGAGGTGCATGACAGCGGCCCGGGCATCGACCCCGGCGTGCAGGCGCGCCTGTTCCAGCCCTTCAGCCAGGCCGACGACTCCACCACCCGCCGCTACGGCGGCACCGGGCTGGGCCTGTCCATCTGCCGCGAGCTGGCGCAGATGATGGGCGGCGAGGTCGGCGCCGACAGCCTGCCCGGCGAAGGCAGCTGCTTCTGGGTGCGGCTGCCGCTGCCCGAGGCCGACATGCAGGGCGCCGACTCCGGCTTTGCCGGCCTGGACGCCAACCCGCTGCAGGGCGCGCGCGTGCTGATGGTGGAAGACAACGCCGTGAACATGATGATCGGCGTGGCCATGCTGGAGCAGTGGGGTGCCCAGGTCCGCCAGGCCAGCGACGGCGGCCAGGCGGTGGAAGAGGTGCTGCGCGCGGCGCGCGGCGAACGCCCCTTCGACATCGTGCTGATGGACCTGCAGATGCCCGGCATGGGTGGCCATGAGGCCACGCGCATGCTGCGCCGCTATTTCGACCGTCGCGCCCTGCCCATCGTGGCGCTGACCGCGGCGGCGCTGGTGTCCGAACGCGAAGCGTCGATGCAGGCCGGCATGGACGGCTTTGTCACCAAACCCATCGACGAGAAGCGCCTGCACGACACGCTGGTGCGGGTGCTCGCACAGAGGAAGCTGGCCGAACTGGACCCGCCGACCTGA
- a CDS encoding hypothetical protein (PFAM: GumN protein) has translation MLQPRILSALARAPRPARWAARWALALALPLLLALPPWQAGVAAEAAAAPAPALDPAAARPSCPPPPAMPTPEQMAAAQRDARDHGLLWRIRRGGHDSYLYGTLHVGKLDWSMPGPKLAAAVRATDTLALELDITDASLMQALMISSDERPAPPLPEALAQRLARQRAAACVPDGGLDRLHPLLQSMSLAVLAARWEGLDPAYAQELVLAGAAHTLRRPIVSLETVQTQRDALIPREPEAVLKALEDALTQLENLRARATIRRLSLAWAQSDLADLERYPQWCDCTNTESDRAMMRRLLDDRNTGLAERIDAMHGQGQRVLAAVGALHMVGPKGLPALLQQRGYQVQRLLPAQN, from the coding sequence ATGCTGCAGCCCCGCATCCTAAGCGCCCTGGCGCGCGCCCCACGCCCGGCCCGGTGGGCCGCCCGATGGGCCCTGGCCCTGGCCCTGCCCCTGCTGCTGGCCCTGCCGCCCTGGCAGGCCGGCGTGGCGGCCGAGGCCGCGGCCGCGCCGGCGCCCGCGCTGGACCCGGCCGCCGCGCGGCCGTCCTGCCCGCCGCCGCCGGCCATGCCCACGCCCGAACAGATGGCGGCGGCGCAACGCGACGCACGCGACCACGGGCTGCTGTGGCGCATCCGCCGCGGCGGACACGATTCCTACCTGTACGGCACGCTGCATGTGGGCAAGCTGGACTGGAGCATGCCCGGCCCGAAGCTGGCGGCTGCCGTCCGCGCCACCGACACGCTGGCGCTGGAACTGGACATCACCGACGCGTCGCTGATGCAGGCCCTGATGATCTCCAGCGACGAACGCCCCGCCCCGCCCCTGCCGGAAGCGCTGGCACAACGACTGGCCCGGCAGCGTGCGGCCGCCTGCGTGCCCGACGGCGGGCTGGACCGCCTGCACCCGCTGCTGCAGAGCATGAGCCTGGCGGTGCTGGCCGCGCGCTGGGAAGGGCTGGACCCGGCCTACGCGCAGGAACTGGTGCTGGCTGGCGCGGCCCACACGCTGCGCCGGCCCATCGTGTCACTGGAAACCGTGCAAACGCAGCGAGACGCGCTGATCCCGCGCGAACCCGAAGCGGTGCTCAAGGCCCTGGAGGACGCGCTCACGCAACTGGAAAACCTGCGCGCGCGCGCCACCATCCGCCGCCTGAGCCTGGCCTGGGCGCAAAGCGACCTGGCCGACCTGGAGCGCTACCCCCAGTGGTGCGACTGCACCAACACCGAAAGCGACCGGGCCATGATGCGCAGGTTGCTGGACGACCGCAACACCGGCCTGGCCGAACGCATCGACGCGATGCACGGCCAGGGCCAGCGCGTGCTGGCCGCCGTGGGTGCGCTGCACATGGTGGGCCCCAAGGGCCTGCCGGCCCTGCTGCAGCAACGCGGCTACCAGGTCCAGCGCCTGCTGCCGGCCCAGAACTGA
- a CDS encoding transcriptional regulator (PFAM: Bacterial regulatory helix-turn-helix protein, lysR family; LysR substrate binding domain) encodes MKPARIPPIQCLQAFEALARLRSVSLAGEELNVTASAVSHRIRQLESQTGLTVFARSDFSLTPAGNTYLAQVRIALDALQRLPLPVTASPAPARIRLATTPTFSRQVLLPRLALFRHAYPDVELVLQVAIPLLNVKAEEADLEIRFGTGPYPGVEQVRLLSDEVSPVCSVDYLNEAGPFDGFADAASIARARLIRSPLEPWSTWFQAWGLALPEPSGGAQFNDVGLMCDAAAAGFGVTLMRLKLGAAWLDDGRLVRLSTRSVPSPHHHFLCWKPGALQRWENAAFVEWLTQSLAA; translated from the coding sequence ATGAAACCGGCCCGCATCCCGCCCATCCAATGCCTGCAGGCCTTCGAGGCCCTGGCGCGTCTGCGCAGTGTCAGCCTGGCAGGGGAAGAACTCAACGTCACCGCCAGCGCGGTGAGCCACCGCATCCGCCAGCTGGAATCCCAAACCGGCCTGACGGTCTTTGCCCGCAGCGACTTCAGCCTCACCCCCGCGGGCAACACCTACCTGGCGCAGGTGCGCATCGCCCTGGACGCCCTGCAGCGCTTGCCGCTGCCGGTTACGGCCAGCCCGGCGCCCGCGCGCATCCGGCTGGCCACCACGCCCACCTTCTCGCGCCAGGTGCTGCTGCCGCGGCTGGCGCTGTTCCGCCATGCCTACCCGGACGTGGAACTGGTGCTGCAGGTGGCCATTCCGCTGCTGAACGTGAAAGCCGAAGAGGCCGACCTGGAAATCCGTTTCGGCACCGGCCCCTACCCGGGCGTGGAACAGGTGCGGCTGCTCAGCGACGAGGTCAGCCCGGTGTGCAGCGTGGACTACCTGAACGAGGCCGGGCCCTTCGACGGCTTCGCCGATGCGGCATCGATCGCCCGCGCGCGGCTCATCCGCAGCCCGCTGGAGCCCTGGAGCACCTGGTTCCAGGCCTGGGGCCTGGCCCTGCCCGAACCCAGCGGCGGCGCGCAGTTCAACGACGTGGGGCTGATGTGCGACGCCGCGGCGGCGGGCTTTGGCGTCACGCTGATGCGGCTGAAGCTGGGCGCGGCCTGGCTGGACGACGGCCGCCTGGTGAGGCTGTCCACGCGCAGCGTGCCGTCACCGCACCACCACTTCCTGTGCTGGAAGCCTGGCGCCCTGCAGCGCTGGGAAAACGCGGCCTTCGTGGAATGGCTGACGCAGTCCTTGGCCGCTTGA
- a CDS encoding putative hydrolase or acyltransferase of alpha/beta superfamily (PFAM: alpha/beta hydrolase fold), translating to MNRITTLDGIEVHTSGQGAQTVVMVHGWPDTRVLWDAQVDALAPHYRCVRFTLPGFDARLPRRAFSLDEVVAFIARVVDAASPDAPVLLMVHDWGCVFGCEYALRHPQRVARIVAVDVGDAGSGAHAAALPGRAKAFVLGYQLFLALAWGVGAVAPALGDRMTRFMARAVKCRSPQASISAQMNYPYFITWFGAHGGYRKKLPLKFSCPVLFLYGSKKPFLFHSQAWAERLAASPGNQVLALRTGHWVMRDAPDEFNRAVLAWLQA from the coding sequence ATGAACCGCATCACCACGCTCGACGGCATCGAGGTCCACACCAGCGGCCAGGGCGCGCAGACCGTCGTCATGGTGCACGGCTGGCCCGACACCCGGGTGCTGTGGGACGCGCAGGTGGACGCGCTGGCGCCGCACTACCGCTGTGTGCGCTTCACGCTGCCGGGCTTTGACGCCCGCTTGCCGCGCCGGGCCTTTTCGCTCGACGAGGTGGTGGCCTTCATCGCCCGGGTGGTGGACGCGGCCAGCCCCGACGCGCCGGTGCTGCTGATGGTCCACGACTGGGGCTGCGTGTTCGGCTGCGAATACGCGCTGCGCCACCCGCAGCGCGTGGCGCGCATCGTGGCGGTGGACGTGGGCGATGCCGGTTCGGGCGCGCATGCCGCCGCGCTGCCGGGCCGGGCCAAGGCCTTCGTGCTGGGCTACCAGCTGTTCCTGGCGCTGGCCTGGGGCGTGGGCGCCGTCGCGCCAGCGCTGGGCGACCGCATGACCCGCTTCATGGCGCGCGCGGTGAAGTGCCGCAGCCCGCAGGCGAGCATCAGCGCGCAGATGAACTACCCCTACTTCATCACCTGGTTCGGCGCGCACGGCGGCTACAGGAAGAAGCTGCCGCTGAAGTTCAGTTGCCCGGTGCTGTTCCTCTACGGCAGCAAGAAGCCCTTCCTCTTCCATTCCCAGGCCTGGGCCGAGCGGCTGGCGGCCAGCCCGGGCAACCAGGTGCTGGCGCTGCGCACCGGGCACTGGGTGATGCGCGACGCGCCGGACGAATTCAACCGCGCGGTGCTGGCCTGGCTGCAGGCCTGA
- a CDS encoding hypothetical protein (PFAM: FIST C domain; FIST N domain), translating to MSAFLTGHATHPDWRMALALAAAQLGAQIAARSRSQGAPWQPTLGWLYFTDHHADEAGALLADAQVRWPGLALVGSVGVGVMADGVEYFDEPALALMLCALPRSDFRLFNGRLPLLPGPLFDPWTAQVHADPSTPDLGELITEAAQRTGSHYLFGGLASARTRTVLLADGVFEGGLAGVAFGPEVGLVSRVTQGCQPVGPARRVTAAHRNVIETLDGEHALGRMLADLGIAAHGPTLPAQRLAGTLVGLTHPNDSALARGGQFGADTRVRHLVGVDPARQAIAIADHVDVGSQLTFCRRDAQAARRDLVRICTEIRDEVETGEHVTTETAEPTPSPRMAGAIYISCTGRGGPHFGSASAEAQTVRHALGDVPFVGFFAAGEVARHHLYGYTGVLTVFLNPA from the coding sequence ATGTCCGCCTTCCTCACCGGCCACGCCACCCACCCGGACTGGCGCATGGCGCTGGCCCTGGCGGCGGCGCAACTGGGCGCCCAGATCGCTGCGCGCAGCCGGTCCCAGGGCGCCCCCTGGCAGCCCACCCTGGGCTGGCTGTACTTCACCGACCACCACGCCGACGAGGCCGGCGCGCTGCTGGCCGATGCCCAGGTCCGCTGGCCCGGCCTGGCCCTGGTGGGCAGCGTGGGCGTGGGCGTGATGGCCGACGGCGTGGAGTACTTCGACGAGCCGGCACTCGCGCTGATGCTGTGCGCCCTGCCGCGCTCGGACTTCCGGCTCTTCAATGGCCGCCTGCCGCTGCTGCCCGGCCCGCTGTTCGACCCCTGGACCGCCCAGGTGCACGCCGACCCGTCCACGCCCGACCTGGGCGAACTCATCACCGAAGCGGCCCAGCGCACCGGCAGCCACTACCTGTTCGGCGGGCTGGCCAGCGCGCGCACCCGCACCGTGCTGCTGGCCGACGGTGTCTTCGAAGGGGGCCTGGCCGGCGTGGCCTTCGGGCCCGAGGTGGGCCTGGTCTCGCGCGTCACCCAGGGCTGCCAGCCGGTGGGCCCGGCGCGGCGCGTCACCGCGGCCCACCGCAACGTGATCGAAACCCTGGACGGCGAACATGCGCTGGGCCGCATGCTGGCCGATCTGGGCATCGCCGCCCACGGCCCCACCCTGCCCGCCCAGCGCCTGGCCGGCACCCTGGTGGGCCTGACCCACCCCAACGACAGCGCGCTGGCGCGCGGCGGCCAGTTCGGCGCCGACACCCGCGTGCGCCACCTGGTGGGCGTGGACCCCGCGCGGCAGGCCATCGCCATCGCCGACCATGTGGACGTGGGCTCGCAGCTCACCTTCTGCCGCCGCGACGCGCAGGCCGCGCGGCGCGACCTGGTGCGCATCTGCACCGAAATCCGCGACGAGGTGGAAACCGGCGAACACGTCACCACCGAAACCGCCGAACCCACGCCTTCGCCGCGCATGGCCGGCGCCATCTACATCAGCTGCACCGGCCGCGGCGGGCCGCACTTCGGCAGCGCGTCGGCCGAAGCACAGACCGTGCGCCATGCCCTGGGCGACGTGCCCTTCGTCGGCTTCTTCGCAGCGGGCGAAGTGGCCCGGCACCACCTCTACGGCTACACCGGGGTGTTGACGGTGTTCCTCAACCCGGCCTGA
- a CDS encoding putative dioxygenase of extradiol dioxygenase family (PFAM: Glyoxalase/Bleomycin resistance protein/Dioxygenase superfamily) produces MRSLFHLAYHVSDLRAARDFYGGVLGCAEGRSTDTWVDFDFFGHQLSLHLGTPFATTNTGRVGEHWVPMPHLGLVLALPDWQALAARLRERGLAFVMEPQCRFAGQSGEQWTMFFRDPSGNPIEVKGFASLDQLYAR; encoded by the coding sequence ATGCGAAGTCTCTTTCACCTGGCCTACCACGTGAGCGACCTGCGGGCCGCGCGTGATTTCTACGGCGGCGTGCTGGGCTGTGCCGAAGGCCGCAGCACCGACACCTGGGTGGATTTCGACTTCTTCGGCCACCAGCTTTCGCTGCACCTGGGCACGCCCTTTGCCACCACCAACACCGGCCGCGTGGGCGAGCACTGGGTGCCCATGCCGCACCTGGGCCTGGTGCTGGCGCTGCCCGACTGGCAGGCGCTGGCCGCACGCCTGCGCGAGCGCGGCCTGGCCTTCGTGATGGAGCCGCAATGCCGTTTCGCCGGCCAGAGCGGTGAGCAATGGACCATGTTTTTCCGCGACCCCAGTGGCAACCCGATCGAGGTGAAGGGCTTCGCGTCGCTGGACCAGTTGTACGCCCGCTGA